In a single window of the Bacillus mycoides genome:
- a CDS encoding glucose-6-phosphate isomerase, protein MSTHVTFDYSKALSFIGENELTYLRDAVKVTHHAIHEKTGAGNDFLGWVELPLQYDKEEFARIQKCAEKIKNDSDILLVVGIGGSYLGARAAIEMLNHSFYNTLSKEQRKTPQVLFVGQNISSTYMKDLMDVLEGKDFSINVISKSGTTTEPAIAFRIFRKLLEEKYGKEEARKRIYATTDKARGALKTLSDNEGYETFVIPDDVGGRFSVLTPVGLLPIAVSGLNIEEMMKGAAAGHNDFAKSELEENPAYQYAVVRNALYNKGKTIEMLVNYEPALHYFSEWWKQLFGESEGKDQKGIFPSSANFSTDLHSLGQYIQEGRRDLFETVLKVGKSTHELKIELDDNDLDGLNYLAGETIDFVNTKAYEGTLLAHSDGGVPNLIVNIPELNEYTFGYLVYFFEKACAMSGYLLGVNPFDQPGVEAYKKNMFALLGKPGFEELKAELEERLK, encoded by the coding sequence ATGAGTACACATGTAACGTTCGACTATTCTAAAGCGTTATCCTTCATCGGTGAAAATGAACTAACTTATTTACGTGATGCAGTAAAAGTAACACATCATGCAATCCACGAAAAAACTGGAGCTGGGAACGATTTCCTTGGGTGGGTAGAGCTTCCGCTTCAATATGACAAAGAAGAATTCGCTCGCATTCAAAAATGCGCAGAAAAAATTAAAAATGACTCTGACATTTTACTTGTTGTAGGTATTGGTGGTTCTTACCTAGGAGCACGCGCAGCAATTGAAATGTTAAACCATTCTTTCTATAACACGCTTTCTAAAGAACAACGTAAAACTCCACAAGTGCTATTTGTTGGACAAAACATTAGCTCCACTTACATGAAAGATTTAATGGACGTACTAGAAGGTAAAGACTTTTCTATTAACGTTATTTCCAAATCAGGTACAACAACAGAGCCTGCAATCGCATTCCGTATTTTCCGTAAATTATTAGAAGAAAAGTATGGAAAAGAAGAAGCACGCAAACGTATTTATGCGACTACAGATAAAGCGCGCGGTGCTTTAAAAACATTATCTGATAATGAAGGCTACGAAACGTTCGTTATTCCAGATGATGTTGGCGGTCGTTTCTCTGTATTAACACCAGTAGGTTTATTGCCAATCGCTGTAAGTGGCCTAAACATTGAAGAGATGATGAAAGGTGCAGCTGCTGGCCATAATGATTTCGCGAAATCAGAACTTGAAGAAAACCCAGCTTACCAATACGCAGTAGTTCGTAATGCTCTATATAATAAAGGGAAAACAATTGAAATGCTTGTTAACTATGAGCCAGCACTTCACTACTTCTCTGAGTGGTGGAAACAGTTATTTGGTGAAAGTGAAGGAAAAGATCAAAAAGGTATTTTCCCATCTTCAGCAAACTTCTCAACTGACTTACACTCATTAGGTCAATACATTCAAGAAGGTCGTCGTGACCTATTCGAAACAGTTCTTAAAGTAGGTAAATCTACACACGAACTAAAAATCGAATTAGACGACAACGATTTAGATGGATTAAACTACCTTGCTGGTGAAACGATAGACTTCGTAAACACAAAAGCATACGAAGGTACATTACTTGCACATAGCGATGGCGGAGTACCAAACTTAATCGTAAACATCCCTGAATTAAATGAGTACACATTCGGTTACCTTGTATACTTCTTCGAAAAAGCATGTGCGATGAGCGGCTACCTATTAGGCGTAAATCCATTTGACCAACCAGGAGTAGAAGCATACAAGAAAAACATGTTTGCTTTACTTGGTAAACCAGGATTTGAAGAATTAAAAGCAGAATTAGAAGAGCGTTTAAAATAA
- a CDS encoding YugN-like family protein, which translates to MIPIQSKLEGCTYALYKLEEVMKPLGYSIGGNWDYDKGCFDYKIDEEEGYQFLRVPFTAVDGELDVPGVIVRLETPYILSHVYQDELDDNVNALTAGTSGLDQFAEPQDPDGDVKRKYVNIGKVLVQELENHFFNGE; encoded by the coding sequence TTGATTCCGATTCAATCAAAATTAGAAGGATGTACATATGCGTTATATAAGTTAGAAGAGGTTATGAAACCACTTGGATATAGTATTGGCGGTAATTGGGATTATGATAAAGGATGCTTTGATTATAAAATCGACGAAGAAGAAGGGTATCAATTTTTACGCGTACCATTTACAGCGGTGGATGGGGAACTAGATGTGCCTGGTGTAATAGTCCGTCTTGAAACACCGTATATTCTTTCGCACGTATATCAAGACGAACTAGATGATAATGTTAATGCTTTAACAGCTGGAACGAGTGGATTGGATCAATTTGCGGAGCCGCAAGATCCAGATGGAGATGTGAAAAGAAAGTATGTCAATATTGGTAAAGTATTGGTACAAGAACTAGAAAATCATTTTTTTAATGGTGAATAA
- a CDS encoding potassium channel family protein, with amino-acid sequence MKSRPNLVDTFRDSIIFRLICFIIVLTTFSGFLIHILEPSHFTTWFDGVWWSIVTIFTVGYGDFAPHTTIGKLIGICIILLGTGFCSYYMVLFATDMINKQYMRIKGEAAATSNGHMIIVGWNERAKHVVKQMHILQPDLDIVLIDETLSLLPKPFHHLEFIKGCPHHDQTLLKANITTAHTILITADKEKNESLADTQSILNILTAKGLNPNIHCIAELLTSEQIQNATRAGVSEIIEGNKLTSYVFTASLLFPSISGVLFSLYDEISDNKLQLMEIPPSCTGQSFANCSYTLLKQNILLLGVKRDEQYMINPVHSFILIESDILIVIHH; translated from the coding sequence TTGAAATCCCGTCCGAATTTAGTAGATACATTTCGTGATTCCATTATATTTCGTTTAATTTGTTTTATTATTGTACTTACTACCTTCTCCGGCTTTCTTATACATATATTAGAGCCATCTCACTTCACCACATGGTTCGACGGGGTTTGGTGGTCAATCGTTACCATTTTCACCGTTGGATACGGCGATTTCGCCCCTCATACAACGATAGGAAAACTTATTGGTATATGTATTATTTTATTAGGAACGGGATTTTGTTCTTATTATATGGTTCTATTCGCTACCGACATGATTAATAAACAATATATGAGAATTAAGGGTGAAGCAGCTGCTACCTCTAATGGTCATATGATTATCGTTGGCTGGAATGAGCGTGCAAAACATGTTGTAAAACAAATGCACATATTACAACCGGACCTTGATATCGTTTTAATTGATGAAACACTTTCTTTACTTCCAAAGCCATTTCATCATTTAGAATTTATAAAAGGTTGTCCGCATCACGATCAAACTTTATTAAAAGCTAACATTACAACAGCTCACACTATATTAATAACAGCGGATAAAGAGAAGAACGAAAGCTTAGCAGATACACAGTCCATTTTAAATATTTTAACCGCAAAAGGACTTAATCCAAACATTCACTGCATCGCTGAACTTCTTACTTCTGAACAAATCCAAAATGCAACGAGAGCTGGCGTATCAGAAATTATAGAAGGAAATAAATTAACGAGCTATGTATTTACCGCTTCTCTTTTATTCCCTTCCATTTCAGGTGTACTATTCTCACTTTACGATGAAATCTCTGATAACAAATTACAACTGATGGAGATTCCCCCGTCCTGCACCGGACAATCCTTTGCAAATTGTAGCTATACTCTTTTAAAGCAAAACATTCTCTTACTAGGTGTAAAGCGCGACGAACAATATATGATCAATCCAGTTCATTCTTTCATTCTCATCGAAAGCGACATACTCATCGTTATTCACCATTAA
- a CDS encoding MgtC/SapB family protein: MDYTDLLIKLGLSAILGFAIGLERELKRKPLGLKTCLVISIISCLLTIVSIKAAYNLPHTDHMNMDPLRLAAQIVSGIGFLGAGVILRRGNDSIAGLTTAAMIWGASGIGIAVGAGFYIEAIFGMCFLMISVELIPLAMKYVGPRSFRQRDIAVKLVVRNMDNIPTVIEEIKEMDIKVKNMKLKTLENGSHYLHLKLSIDQKRHTADVYYALQHLESVQQTEVESMY, from the coding sequence ATGGACTACACCGACTTATTAATAAAACTAGGTCTCTCGGCTATTTTAGGATTCGCTATCGGTTTAGAGCGCGAATTAAAACGTAAACCACTCGGCTTAAAAACGTGTTTAGTTATTTCTATTATTAGTTGCCTCCTAACCATTGTTTCTATTAAAGCAGCTTACAACTTACCACATACCGATCATATGAATATGGATCCACTTCGACTTGCCGCTCAAATTGTATCAGGAATTGGTTTTTTAGGTGCCGGTGTAATTTTACGCAGAGGAAACGATAGTATTGCGGGGTTAACGACCGCCGCTATGATTTGGGGTGCTTCTGGTATCGGCATTGCCGTTGGAGCTGGTTTCTATATCGAGGCTATTTTCGGAATGTGTTTCCTTATGATTAGTGTAGAACTTATACCATTAGCGATGAAATACGTCGGTCCTAGATCATTTCGCCAACGTGATATCGCAGTGAAACTCGTTGTACGAAATATGGACAATATCCCGACCGTAATTGAAGAAATAAAAGAAATGGATATAAAAGTTAAGAACATGAAGCTCAAAACATTGGAAAATGGTTCGCACTATTTACATTTAAAATTGTCTATCGATCAAAAAAGACATACTGCTGATGTTTATTATGCTCTTCAGCATCTTGAAAGTGTTCAACAAACTGAAGTTGAAAGTATGTATTAA